The genomic DNA CTAGTGGAGGCGGAAGCAGGCGATGTCCCGGCTTTTGATACGATGGGGAATGCGGAGATGAAGGCATTGAAGCAGCAGCGTGAGGAACGGGCAATCGAGAACATCCGGGACATGATTCCGCGAGAAGTAGGACTTGAGCTATACACGCTGTGGCATGAGTTCGAGGCAAAAGGGACGTACGAGGCAAAGGTGGCGAATGCTCTAGACAAGCTCGAGGTGCAGATCCAGCATAATGAGGCCGATCTTTCTACGTGGCTGGATGTCGAGGTGGACATGACCTACGCCATGGGAAGACATGTGGAGTTTGACAGCTTCCTGACGGAGTTGAAAGACCTCGTTGAAAAGGAAGGGCATGAGAAGATTCAAGGGCGTGTAAGGCAGTAATCTCCAAAGGTTGTGCATGTCAGCCTGATTGGAGTTGTCTTCCTTGGTTACATATGTAACCTATCGTTTTTCAGAAAAGAATAACCTAAAGACCATCGGGGTGTTTGGCGAAGATAACGAACAGTAAAAGAAGGCAGGGATCGGGTCCCTGCCTTCTCTTTGTTCTTATTTTGATACAACGGCAAATCGTTCGTTCTTATGTTTCGGTTGTTCCACTTCGTCA from Rossellomorea marisflavi includes the following:
- a CDS encoding HD domain-containing protein, whose product is MDQLKGIMNLIHLSQKLKMEMRHSWLSDGRQESVAEHTWRVSLMAILVEPFLDKSVEMEKLLKMIIIHDLVEAEAGDVPAFDTMGNAEMKALKQQREERAIENIRDMIPREVGLELYTLWHEFEAKGTYEAKVANALDKLEVQIQHNEADLSTWLDVEVDMTYAMGRHVEFDSFLTELKDLVEKEGHEKIQGRVRQ